A window of Cryptomeria japonica chromosome 3, Sugi_1.0, whole genome shotgun sequence contains these coding sequences:
- the LOC131075822 gene encoding uncharacterized protein LOC131075822: MGSLMAGWDAKRVFIQKNVSMTKEEVENYWRNKRVIEEEHLIAALKAAARIKTQNLTDEDYRRFEDSLAEEENTEKMKKKEFHGEERIGIKDWWTKSNYAYLNQPPVKSVEEKPKSSYIAQFHIANVGKSNNAERSPFSGNAVRVF, translated from the exons ATGGGTTCTCTAATGGCAGGATGGGATGCTAAGAGAG TTTTCATTCAGAAGAACGTTTCAATGACAAAAGAAGAAGTAGAAAATTACTGGCGCAATAAGCGTGTAATAGAAGAGGAGCATCTGATAGCTGCTTTGAAAGCTGCGGCACGCATAAAAACCCAAAACTTGACT GATGAAGATTACAGAAGATTTGAAGACTCTTTAGCAGAGGAAGAAAATAcagagaagatgaagaaaaaggaaTTTCATGGGGAAGAGAGAATTGGTATCAAGGACTG GTGGACAAAGAGCAACTATGCATATTTAAATCAGCCCCCTGTGAAATCAGTGGAAGAAAAGCCAAAGTCAAGTTATATTGCACAGTTCCATATTGCCAATGTGGGGAAATCAAATAATGCTGAGAGAAGCCCCTTCAGTGGTAATGCAGTCAGAGTATTTTAA